A single Metarhizium brunneum chromosome 5, complete sequence DNA region contains:
- the cox13 gene encoding Cytochrome c oxidase subunit 13 gives MFASRLATRNASRFAAQLRAPAQRRLASTSAENEFIKERQHIKEHAKETTELWKKISIYGVIPCLALAGANAWYLWKEHWEHWSHMPPLEERTEYPYQNIRTKNYQWGDGDKTLFWNESVNYHNKNKVA, from the exons ATGTTTGCTTCGCGACTAGCCACCCGCAACGCCTCGCGGTTCGCTGCGCAGCTGCGCGCCCCTGCTCAGCGCCGCCTTGCCAGCACCTCGGCCGAGAACGAGTTCATCAAGGAACGCCAGCACATCAAGGAGCACGCCAAGGAGACCACTG AGCTATGGAAGAAGATTTCCATCTA CGGTGTTATTCCTTGCCTGGCCCTGGCTGGTGCCAACGCCTGGTATCTCTGGAAGGAGCATTGGGAGCACTGGAGCCACATGCCTCCTCTGGAGGAGCGCACTGAGTACCCCTACCAGAACATCCGCACCAAGAACTATCAGTGGGGAGATGGTGACAAG ACTCTGTT CTGGAATGAATCCGTCAACTACCACAACAAAAACAAGGTTGCGTAA